A single genomic interval of uncultured Sphaerochaeta sp. harbors:
- a CDS encoding histidine kinase has translation MDPMQRSAGNVQTISLVLNAFGQTRELLSSYRWDFGDIAALVSGLRRESQIVEDNLGKIDSDISSIGVDQYLLVSAVHTTYSAYNHYLMLLEDLLIRNHVAKASELYYADLEPSINHLYRYMQQLMEQSILDNQSTYDRLMTLNERLDVVYSLTVLVMLLFGVVTFREVIRMISIVQEMANASKAITAGDFDRPEFREHRKDELGDMTRAFNEMKMAMRNQVTLLQANNEMEKEIYRKDTEALAMQTLLEREKLQLLRSQVNPHFLFNTINVIKYTALEEHAKKTDSLLSSLSRLFRYALADNEVLVPLSREIQIVDEYYSLYKARFAEKISLFWSISPALVLTETLVPSFFLQPLVENSFKHGLGPKEGQGSVWISLGVKEDMLIVQVEDDGIGMDTEQLQVLQTRLLDHPVTGEHIGLYTVAARLKLIDERCRFEVFSDREKGTEIRIEMPLILKNEEELDD, from the coding sequence ATGGATCCAATGCAAAGAAGTGCAGGGAATGTGCAGACGATTAGTTTGGTGCTCAATGCTTTTGGGCAGACTCGTGAGCTGCTTTCCTCCTATCGTTGGGATTTTGGGGATATTGCCGCATTGGTTTCTGGTCTGAGAAGGGAATCGCAAATAGTTGAGGATAACTTGGGAAAGATTGATTCCGATATTTCTTCGATTGGAGTAGATCAATATCTTCTTGTCAGTGCTGTACATACTACATATAGTGCATATAACCACTACCTCATGCTTCTGGAGGATCTGCTGATCAGAAACCATGTTGCAAAGGCATCTGAGTTGTATTACGCCGATCTTGAGCCGAGCATAAACCACCTGTATAGGTATATGCAACAATTGATGGAACAGTCCATTTTGGATAACCAGTCTACCTATGATCGCCTGATGACGCTCAATGAGCGGCTTGATGTCGTATATAGCTTGACGGTCCTGGTTATGCTTCTCTTTGGAGTTGTTACGTTCAGGGAAGTGATACGTATGATCTCTATTGTGCAGGAGATGGCCAATGCTTCCAAGGCAATCACAGCAGGTGATTTTGATAGGCCGGAGTTTAGGGAACACAGAAAGGATGAGTTAGGGGATATGACCCGAGCTTTCAATGAGATGAAAATGGCGATGCGGAATCAGGTCACCTTATTGCAGGCAAACAATGAAATGGAAAAAGAGATTTATCGTAAAGATACTGAGGCCTTGGCCATGCAGACACTGCTGGAGCGTGAAAAACTGCAACTGCTCCGGAGCCAGGTGAACCCTCATTTCCTGTTCAATACCATCAACGTGATAAAATACACGGCACTGGAGGAGCATGCAAAGAAGACAGATTCGTTACTTTCTTCCCTCTCTCGTCTTTTCCGTTATGCATTGGCCGATAATGAGGTGTTGGTCCCTCTCTCCAGGGAGATCCAGATTGTAGATGAGTATTACAGCCTCTACAAGGCACGCTTTGCGGAAAAGATCTCGCTTTTCTGGAGTATTTCTCCTGCCTTGGTGCTTACAGAGACGCTGGTGCCTTCCTTTTTTCTCCAGCCATTGGTAGAGAATTCCTTCAAACATGGACTTGGTCCTAAAGAAGGTCAAGGAAGTGTCTGGATATCCTTGGGAGTAAAGGAGGATATGCTGATCGTACAGGTTGAAGATGATGGGATTGGGATGGATACAGAGCAATTGCAAGTACTCCAAACGCGGTTGTTGGACCATCCTGTTACTGGGGAACATATTGGGCTTTATACGGTTGCTGCCCGTCTCAAACTGATTGACGAGCGGTGCCGCTTTGAGGTGTTTTCGGACAGAGAGAAGGGTACTGAGATTCGTATTGAGATGCCGCTAATCCTGAAGAACGAGGAGGAATTGGATGATTAA
- a CDS encoding carboxyl transferase domain-containing protein, giving the protein MADKKKPVLQETVEHIESILSDSQKCEAKSSWDCVLLSRQSGRTGAKAFINMICDQFMELHGDRSYGDDPAMIGGIGMVGGRAVTFIGNRKGANFRENVSCNYGMSNPEGYRKALRLAKQAEKFGRPVVCFIDTPGAYPGLGSEERGIGEAIAQNLKVFSTLKTPVLCFIIGEGGSGGALGIGIGDKLYMLENAVYSVITPEGFASILLRDPSKAKEAAEAMKMTSRHLKEFGVIHDIIEEKSPKETAQLIKETIIRDLDNLCSKPPEHLVRYRLKKIRGIGEVSGGKEWWQPLLEVFTKTQSFR; this is encoded by the coding sequence ATGGCAGACAAGAAGAAACCCGTACTGCAAGAGACGGTAGAACATATTGAATCCATACTTAGTGACAGCCAGAAATGTGAAGCTAAGTCGTCCTGGGATTGTGTACTCCTCTCCCGCCAAAGTGGAAGAACCGGAGCAAAGGCCTTCATCAACATGATCTGTGACCAGTTCATGGAACTGCATGGGGACCGATCCTATGGTGATGATCCTGCCATGATCGGTGGTATCGGAATGGTAGGAGGCCGAGCGGTAACCTTTATTGGAAACCGGAAGGGTGCCAATTTCAGGGAGAATGTTTCCTGCAACTATGGAATGAGTAATCCTGAAGGCTATCGCAAGGCATTGCGTCTTGCCAAACAGGCAGAGAAATTCGGCCGTCCCGTGGTCTGTTTCATCGATACCCCTGGAGCATATCCCGGACTTGGGAGTGAGGAGAGGGGAATCGGGGAGGCAATCGCCCAGAACCTGAAGGTGTTTTCAACACTCAAGACTCCAGTGCTCTGTTTTATCATCGGAGAAGGTGGTAGTGGAGGAGCCTTGGGTATCGGCATCGGGGATAAGCTCTACATGTTGGAGAATGCTGTCTATTCAGTAATTACCCCTGAAGGATTCGCTTCCATCCTGCTTCGTGACCCATCGAAAGCAAAGGAGGCGGCTGAGGCCATGAAAATGACCAGCCGTCACCTCAAGGAGTTCGGGGTCATCCATGACATCATTGAGGAAAAGAGTCCCAAGGAAACAGCTCAGTTGATCAAGGAAACCATAATTCGTGATCTTGATAATCTCTGCAGCAAGCCGCCTGAGCACCTGGTACGATACCGGTTGAAAAAGATTCGTGGTATCGGGGAAGTCAGTGGGGGAAAGGAGTGGTGGCAACCACTTCTTGAGGTTTTCACCAAGACCCAGAGCTTCCGCTAA
- a CDS encoding MATE family efflux transporter yields MRTTTLEKENPLGTEPIFKLLVRFSVPAIVGMMVNALYNIVDRIYIGNSPSLGANGIAGITIVFPIMIILMAMGVLFGIGGATLFSIRLGQKETKQAQEVMGNAFFLLIASGLTFLVLGQVFLTDILILFGASDQVLPYATSYMRIIFFGALFQVTNMGMNNFIRADGNPKIAMLSMFLGAGTNIVLDPIFIYALDWGMAGAAIATVISQMVSFTWVLSYFLGKRSRVKLKIRTIRIKWQNTLLIISLGLPGFVLQITNSLLNIILNKSLLQYGGDLGISAMGIVNSLHTLLIMPVIGIKQGVQPLISFNFGAKKYDRVKEATKLGIISSTAVIMVGYLATRFFPTTMVAMFNRDPALLELGTFALTRWFLLTPLVGFQIIAGNFFQAIGKSRIALLLTLSRQGFFLIPSILLFSLFFGLQGILYSAPVSDLLSSLLTAIFFIPGIRDLEKNARSI; encoded by the coding sequence ATGAGAACCACCACTCTCGAAAAAGAGAACCCTCTCGGCACAGAACCAATCTTCAAGCTGTTGGTCCGTTTCAGTGTACCAGCCATCGTAGGAATGATGGTCAATGCACTCTACAACATAGTTGATAGGATCTATATAGGAAATAGTCCATCCCTTGGAGCTAATGGTATTGCCGGTATTACTATTGTCTTTCCAATCATGATCATCCTGATGGCGATGGGAGTACTCTTTGGGATTGGGGGAGCAACACTCTTCTCCATTCGCCTAGGGCAGAAAGAGACAAAACAAGCACAGGAAGTGATGGGAAACGCCTTCTTCCTGCTTATTGCCAGTGGACTCACCTTCCTGGTACTCGGCCAGGTTTTTCTAACCGATATTCTCATTCTCTTCGGCGCAAGTGATCAGGTACTTCCTTATGCTACCAGCTACATGCGAATCATCTTCTTTGGAGCATTATTCCAGGTAACCAATATGGGAATGAACAACTTCATTCGCGCTGATGGCAACCCAAAGATCGCCATGCTCTCCATGTTCCTTGGTGCCGGTACCAATATTGTACTTGATCCGATTTTCATCTATGCCCTGGATTGGGGAATGGCAGGAGCTGCCATCGCTACGGTGATCAGCCAGATGGTCTCCTTCACCTGGGTACTTTCCTACTTTTTGGGGAAGCGAAGCAGGGTAAAACTTAAAATACGTACCATCCGCATCAAATGGCAAAACACCCTTTTAATCATAAGCCTGGGATTGCCTGGTTTTGTACTCCAGATAACCAACAGTCTCCTGAACATCATCCTCAACAAATCTCTATTGCAGTATGGAGGGGACCTTGGTATCTCAGCCATGGGAATCGTTAACAGCCTGCACACCCTGCTTATCATGCCGGTTATCGGCATCAAGCAAGGAGTACAGCCTCTGATCAGTTTCAATTTCGGGGCAAAGAAGTATGACCGGGTTAAGGAAGCCACCAAGCTTGGCATTATCAGTTCCACCGCTGTAATCATGGTAGGATACCTAGCCACCCGCTTCTTCCCGACCACCATGGTGGCAATGTTCAACCGTGACCCCGCACTCCTTGAGCTCGGAACGTTTGCCCTGACACGTTGGTTCCTGCTCACCCCACTGGTAGGGTTTCAGATTATCGCAGGAAACTTTTTCCAAGCAATAGGCAAGAGCAGGATTGCACTACTGCTCACCCTTTCGAGGCAGGGGTTTTTCCTCATCCCTTCCATCCTGCTCTTCTCACTCTTCTTTGGGTTGCAGGGGATTCTCTATTCGGCACCGGTCTCCGATCTGCTCTCTTCCCTGCTGACCGCCATCTTCTTCATCCCGGGTATCCGGGACCTTGAGAAGAATGCACGTTCCATTTAG
- a CDS encoding acetyl-CoA carboxylase biotin carboxylase subunit: protein MIKKLLVANRAEIAVRIIRACRDLGIKTVAVYSTADALGLPVSMADEAVCIGEAQTDKSYLNVRNIITTACALRCDAIHPGVGFLSENADFAKQVEDAGLVFIGPESKTIALLGNKVAARQAALAAGIPITPGSSEALVDLADAKKTAEQIGYPIILKAASGGGGRGMRIVRKEEQLEQSLQLARKEALAFFGDASVHMERFLEQPRHVEIQLLADGKGGVVHLGERDCSVQKNHQKLLEESPSPILDEGLRKAMCNDSVRLFKELGYRGAGTVEFLVEGNAYYFMEVNARLQVEHPVSELVSSLDLVQAQIRIAQGNKLPFKQKDIRLSGYALECRINALSAGVITTLQLPSGPFVRVDSHLEAGSILSPYYDSMVAKIIVWAPDRDQGIAVMLRALEEVNIQGVTTNLEEQKRLIASKQFRSGRFTTDLYQKVCEQEK from the coding sequence ATGATCAAGAAACTGCTCGTCGCAAACCGTGCAGAGATTGCAGTACGTATTATCAGGGCATGCCGTGATCTGGGAATCAAAACTGTTGCTGTCTATTCCACTGCCGATGCCCTGGGTCTGCCTGTTTCCATGGCAGACGAGGCTGTCTGTATTGGAGAAGCACAAACAGACAAGAGCTACCTGAATGTACGGAATATTATTACCACTGCCTGTGCACTTCGCTGTGATGCCATCCACCCTGGGGTAGGATTCCTCTCAGAGAATGCTGATTTTGCAAAGCAGGTGGAGGATGCAGGGCTTGTGTTCATTGGTCCTGAGAGTAAGACGATTGCATTGCTTGGGAACAAGGTCGCTGCACGGCAGGCTGCTCTTGCTGCTGGGATTCCCATTACCCCGGGCAGTAGCGAAGCGCTTGTTGATCTTGCAGATGCAAAGAAAACTGCCGAGCAGATCGGCTACCCCATCATTCTCAAGGCTGCTTCAGGCGGTGGGGGAAGAGGTATGCGTATCGTCAGAAAAGAGGAGCAACTCGAGCAGTCCTTGCAGCTTGCCCGAAAGGAGGCGCTCGCCTTCTTTGGGGATGCCTCGGTGCATATGGAGCGATTCCTTGAACAACCACGCCACGTGGAAATTCAGCTCTTGGCCGATGGCAAGGGCGGGGTGGTGCATCTAGGTGAACGCGACTGTTCAGTACAAAAGAACCATCAGAAGCTACTTGAGGAGAGCCCTTCTCCAATCCTTGATGAAGGACTGAGAAAGGCAATGTGCAATGACTCAGTGAGACTCTTCAAGGAATTGGGTTACCGTGGTGCTGGAACCGTGGAGTTCCTCGTCGAGGGTAATGCATACTACTTCATGGAAGTGAATGCACGCCTGCAGGTCGAGCATCCAGTGAGTGAACTGGTAAGTTCCCTTGATCTGGTACAGGCACAGATCAGGATAGCACAGGGTAATAAGCTTCCCTTTAAGCAAAAAGATATCCGTCTCTCTGGATACGCTCTTGAGTGTAGGATCAATGCACTTTCAGCTGGAGTTATCACCACGCTTCAACTCCCTTCAGGTCCCTTTGTACGAGTGGATTCCCATCTTGAGGCCGGATCCATTCTCAGTCCCTATTACGACTCAATGGTGGCGAAGATCATCGTCTGGGCTCCTGACAGGGACCAGGGCATAGCCGTAATGCTCAGGGCCTTGGAGGAAGTGAACATCCAAGGGGTAACCACCAACTTGGAAGAGCAAAAACGCCTCATCGCCTCCAAACAGTTCAGGAGTGGTCGATTCACTACCGATCTCTACCAGAAGGTTTGTGAACAGGAGAAATAA
- a CDS encoding TRAP transporter substrate-binding protein, producing MKKLVVMAFLFVLVFVSCKKEETTYPELVLRYADNQSDGYPTVEAAKYFAELVKERTDGKIEIRVFPDSVLGSENSVMEQMGYGGIDMSRFSVGTLTRYFPKLWTLQLPYLYTDNDHMWRVLDGEIGDMYLKEVSGKGLIALAWYDAGARSFYTRAPVASIEDLHSMVIRVMENDMMSRTIELLGAEAVQIPYADVYSALQKMRIDGAENNLPSYIFTGHYQAAPYFYQDEHFRLPEVVMMSVYAEQKIAALDPLFVEVVRTCAVESGLYERVLWQQEEARAYEKAIASGVVVTKLSEDTLLYLRQIMEPLYQELNENEQDIVRRIEDI from the coding sequence ATGAAAAAACTTGTGGTCATGGCTTTCCTCTTTGTCCTCGTCTTCGTTTCTTGCAAGAAGGAGGAAACTACCTATCCTGAGTTGGTGCTTCGTTATGCTGACAACCAGAGTGATGGCTACCCAACAGTGGAAGCTGCGAAGTATTTTGCAGAACTCGTAAAGGAAAGGACTGATGGGAAGATTGAAATCAGGGTATTTCCTGACAGTGTGCTAGGTTCAGAGAACAGCGTCATGGAGCAGATGGGTTATGGTGGTATCGACATGTCACGATTCTCTGTTGGGACACTCACCCGATATTTCCCTAAGCTATGGACATTGCAATTGCCCTACCTCTATACCGATAATGACCACATGTGGAGAGTTCTGGATGGTGAGATTGGGGATATGTACCTAAAAGAGGTGTCTGGGAAAGGGCTTATTGCCTTAGCTTGGTATGATGCCGGGGCGAGGAGTTTTTATACCCGTGCTCCCGTCGCTAGCATCGAGGATCTCCATAGTATGGTTATTCGAGTAATGGAGAATGATATGATGAGTCGTACCATTGAGCTTCTTGGTGCCGAAGCAGTGCAGATACCATATGCGGATGTCTATTCTGCGTTACAAAAAATGCGGATTGATGGGGCAGAGAACAACTTGCCAAGCTATATATTTACTGGTCACTACCAGGCAGCTCCGTATTTTTACCAGGACGAGCATTTTCGCTTGCCGGAAGTGGTAATGATGAGTGTTTATGCTGAGCAGAAAATTGCGGCATTAGACCCTTTGTTTGTTGAGGTTGTTAGGACATGTGCTGTGGAAAGCGGATTATATGAACGAGTACTCTGGCAACAAGAAGAAGCACGTGCTTACGAGAAGGCAATAGCCTCTGGAGTAGTGGTCACCAAACTCAGCGAGGATACGTTGCTATACTTAAGGCAGATAATGGAACCGCTCTACCAAGAACTGAATGAAAACGAACAGGATATTGTGCGGAGGATTGAAGATATCTAG
- a CDS encoding YcxB family protein: protein MTIAVHLSESNFRNFLIFNIIKRLKLYKSPLIFASIMSVSAIISFIMHHVEGAVMLGFVLLLVGLGVPIVYFVNFFTSLKKQVKLQKLNPPRLVYTIQFAETSDFIEISNDKEQVQYQWKDVYHVYYEKDAIYLFITKDRAFLLPLSLLENCEEVWSIIEEKLGNERCTRKQ from the coding sequence ATGACGATAGCAGTACACTTGAGTGAATCCAACTTCAGGAATTTCCTCATATTCAACATTATCAAGCGCTTAAAACTGTACAAGAGTCCGCTTATCTTTGCCTCAATCATGTCAGTCTCAGCCATTATCAGCTTCATAATGCATCATGTAGAAGGAGCGGTGATGCTTGGGTTCGTCCTTCTCCTGGTTGGCCTTGGAGTACCGATTGTCTACTTTGTCAACTTTTTCACATCCCTGAAAAAACAGGTAAAGCTCCAGAAGTTGAACCCTCCCCGTCTGGTCTACACCATCCAGTTTGCAGAAACATCCGATTTCATTGAAATCTCCAATGATAAGGAACAGGTCCAGTATCAATGGAAGGATGTCTATCATGTATATTATGAGAAGGATGCCATCTATCTCTTCATAACGAAAGACAGGGCATTTCTGCTCCCCCTGTCATTACTAGAAAACTGCGAAGAAGTTTGGAGCATCATTGAGGAAAAGCTCGGCAACGAGCGATGTACCAGAAAGCAGTAA
- a CDS encoding response regulator, with translation MIKILIADDEHIERELLHKILSDNPFYELYQAENGRLAVNYAELYDVDIVLMDIEMPALNGIEASKRILQDKPTCRIIFITAYSIFSYACEAVKLGAIDYILKPVDKADVCRAVKRAESQVEAERQLKAVRPEAECLQGDEGVDKAALMMSKVKKYLEHSYMNYDLSLDSVSSLLNINPSYLSCIFKRCTGVNFLDHITNLRISAAKEYLADPFKSIAEIASMVGYESPSYFSRAFKKNAGITPTEYRRLSGGGAGR, from the coding sequence ATGATTAAGATACTGATTGCTGATGATGAACATATTGAACGGGAGTTATTGCATAAGATCCTTTCAGACAATCCTTTCTATGAGCTCTACCAAGCGGAGAATGGTCGTCTGGCCGTAAACTATGCTGAACTCTACGATGTGGATATTGTGCTTATGGATATTGAGATGCCCGCTCTTAATGGGATAGAGGCATCCAAGCGGATACTACAGGATAAGCCAACTTGCCGTATCATTTTTATAACAGCCTACAGCATTTTTTCCTATGCATGTGAAGCTGTGAAACTCGGAGCGATTGATTATATACTGAAGCCAGTGGACAAGGCAGATGTATGTAGGGCCGTCAAGCGTGCAGAAAGCCAAGTTGAAGCTGAGCGCCAGCTCAAGGCAGTCAGGCCCGAAGCTGAATGCTTGCAGGGGGACGAGGGTGTCGACAAGGCTGCTTTGATGATGTCCAAGGTGAAAAAATATCTGGAACACAGTTATATGAATTATGATCTTTCCCTTGATTCAGTAAGCTCGCTGCTGAATATAAATCCATCATACTTGAGTTGTATTTTCAAGCGTTGTACAGGAGTCAACTTTCTCGACCATATCACCAATCTCAGAATCAGTGCTGCAAAGGAGTACCTTGCAGACCCGTTCAAATCCATCGCAGAGATAGCTTCCATGGTAGGTTATGAGAGCCCCAGCTATTTCAGTCGTGCGTTCAAGAAGAATGCCGGAATCACTCCAACTGAGTACCGGCGGCTGAGCGGAGGAGGTGCAGGTAGATGA
- the accD gene encoding acetyl-CoA carboxylase, carboxyltransferase subunit beta, giving the protein MSNEVLKRCPQCQKDVQVGEYKICPYCNFHFPLTVQERLSLFADEGSFKEMSSGMQSMNPISLAGYEEKLKENQKKSSLSDAASIGRCTIEGKPVVVGIMSFAFMGGSMGSVVGEKITQAMIEGALTGDPVVLFTASGGARMQEGIFSLMQMAKTASAAALLEETRTPLFLVLTNPTTGGVTASFAMLGDVILAEPGAIIGFAGPRVIEGTIGEKLPEGFQRSEFQLEKGFIDSIVERKKLRETLSFLIETHTRRT; this is encoded by the coding sequence ATGTCAAACGAAGTTTTGAAACGATGCCCCCAGTGCCAGAAAGATGTACAGGTAGGGGAGTATAAGATCTGTCCATATTGCAATTTTCATTTTCCGCTTACTGTACAAGAACGCCTTTCACTCTTTGCAGATGAAGGATCGTTCAAGGAGATGAGTAGTGGAATGCAGTCTATGAACCCCATCTCCCTTGCAGGGTATGAGGAGAAGCTTAAAGAGAACCAAAAGAAATCCTCACTCAGTGACGCTGCCAGCATCGGTCGATGTACAATTGAGGGAAAGCCCGTGGTTGTCGGTATTATGTCCTTCGCTTTCATGGGAGGCAGTATGGGTTCGGTAGTGGGAGAGAAAATCACCCAGGCCATGATCGAGGGAGCACTCACTGGAGATCCGGTAGTCCTTTTTACCGCTAGCGGAGGAGCCAGGATGCAGGAAGGAATATTCAGCTTGATGCAGATGGCAAAGACAGCCAGTGCTGCCGCTCTCTTGGAAGAAACTCGTACCCCCCTCTTTCTTGTCTTGACCAATCCCACCACCGGTGGGGTGACAGCATCCTTTGCCATGCTTGGAGACGTCATCCTCGCAGAACCTGGGGCAATTATTGGATTTGCTGGGCCAAGGGTAATTGAAGGAACCATCGGTGAGAAGCTTCCAGAGGGGTTCCAGCGTTCAGAGTTCCAGCTCGAGAAGGGTTTCATCGATTCCATTGTCGAGCGTAAGAAGCTGAGAGAGACCCTCTCCTTCCTGATCGAAACCCACACAAGGAGGACCTAA
- a CDS encoding MarR family transcriptional regulator, with protein MNTSLGRLIAILHRNNQMYLNAHLKAYGISSAEVGILMSLYREEGRTQEELSQWLHIDKAATTRTVHTLEEKGIIIRKHDDKDRRCNRIYLTERGKALESSVVPVVRGWSEHISKLAGEDTYNRLCSDLESIFTALKEEPAQ; from the coding sequence ATGAACACCAGTCTTGGGCGTTTGATCGCCATCCTCCACAGAAACAACCAGATGTATCTCAATGCCCACCTGAAAGCCTATGGGATAAGCAGCGCTGAGGTGGGAATCCTCATGAGCCTCTACCGTGAGGAAGGAAGGACACAAGAGGAACTCTCCCAGTGGCTGCATATCGATAAGGCAGCAACCACACGTACCGTGCATACCCTCGAAGAGAAGGGGATTATCATACGCAAACATGATGACAAGGATAGGCGATGCAACCGCATTTATCTCACTGAGAGAGGCAAGGCATTGGAATCTTCAGTAGTTCCGGTGGTCCGTGGCTGGAGTGAACACATCAGCAAACTTGCAGGCGAAGATACTTACAATAGGCTCTGTAGTGACCTGGAATCCATCTTTACTGCATTGAAAGAGGAGCCGGCTCAATGA